A genome region from Chengkuizengella sp. SCS-71B includes the following:
- the serS gene encoding serine--tRNA ligase: MLDIKRFRNDLETVETALKHRGHPLDDLGSFTELDIKRRELLQQVEQLKNQRNVVSQDVAKKKKAGENADDLIKEMREVSDQIKTLDEELRGIESQLEQLLLTLPNILHDSVPVGEDEDDNVEIRKWGDIPTFDFEPQAHWDIATKLDIVNFEAGAKVSGSRFLFYKGLGARLERALINFMMDLHCTEHGYEEMLPPMVVNRDSMVGSGQLPKFEEDAFKLENDEYFLTPTAEVPVVNFYREEILSADDLPKNYVAYSACFRSEAGSAGRDTRGLIRLHQFNKVELLKFVKPEDSYDELEKLTENAEKVLQLLKLPYRILSLCTGDIGFTAAKTYDLEVWLPQSNMYREISSCSNCEDYQARRAGIRFRRDHKSKPEFVHTLNGSGLAIGRTVAAILENYQQSDGTVKIPEVLQPYMNHVSEISIK, encoded by the coding sequence TTGTTAGATATTAAACGATTTAGAAATGATCTTGAAACAGTAGAGACTGCATTGAAACATCGTGGTCATCCACTGGATGACTTGGGTAGTTTTACGGAATTAGATATTAAACGAAGAGAGTTGCTTCAGCAAGTTGAACAGTTGAAAAACCAACGCAATGTTGTTTCACAAGATGTTGCAAAGAAGAAAAAAGCTGGGGAAAATGCTGATGATCTCATCAAAGAAATGAGAGAGGTTTCTGATCAAATTAAAACGTTAGATGAAGAGTTAAGAGGAATTGAGTCACAACTAGAGCAACTCTTATTAACGTTACCCAATATTCTACATGACTCCGTTCCGGTTGGAGAAGATGAAGATGATAATGTAGAGATACGTAAATGGGGGGATATTCCAACATTTGATTTTGAACCACAGGCTCATTGGGATATTGCTACCAAACTTGATATAGTAAACTTTGAAGCAGGTGCTAAAGTATCTGGTTCTAGATTTTTATTTTATAAAGGTTTAGGTGCCCGATTGGAACGCGCTCTAATCAACTTTATGATGGATTTACATTGTACGGAGCATGGATATGAAGAAATGTTACCACCAATGGTTGTGAATCGCGACAGCATGGTTGGTTCTGGGCAATTACCTAAGTTTGAAGAAGATGCATTTAAGTTAGAAAATGATGAATACTTTTTGACTCCTACTGCTGAAGTACCTGTAGTGAACTTTTATAGAGAAGAAATTTTGTCAGCAGATGATCTTCCTAAAAATTATGTAGCCTATAGTGCTTGCTTTAGGTCTGAGGCTGGCTCAGCAGGTAGAGACACAAGAGGTTTAATTCGTTTACATCAATTTAATAAGGTAGAATTATTAAAGTTTGTTAAACCAGAGGATTCTTACGATGAGCTTGAAAAGCTCACAGAGAACGCAGAGAAAGTTTTACAGCTTCTTAAATTGCCATATCGTATTTTATCTTTATGTACAGGAGATATCGGTTTTACAGCGGCTAAAACCTACGATTTAGAAGTGTGGTTGCCACAAAGTAATATGTACCGTGAAATTTCTTCATGTAGCAACTGTGAAGATTATCAAGCTAGAAGAGCTGGTATTCGCTTCCGTAGGGATCATAAATCCAAACCAGAATTTGTTCATACATTAAATGGTTCTGGTTTAGCGATTGGCAGAACAGTTGCTGCCATATTAGAAAATTATCAGCAGTCAGACGGTACTGTAAAAATTCCAGAAGTACTTCAACCATACATGAATCATGTAAGTGAAATTTCTATAAAATAA
- the pdxT gene encoding pyridoxal 5'-phosphate synthase glutaminase subunit PdxT: MKIGVLALQGAVKEHLKMIEDAGAEAIVIKTADQCDEIDGIIIPGGESTTIGRLMKLYGFIEKLNEFSKQRKPIFGTCAGMILLAKEVVGKSENHLGLMDMKVARNAFGRQRESFEADLPIKGLESPLRAVFIRAPLIEKVGSEVEVLSEYNGKIVAARQGHLLAASFHPELTDDFRLHSYFINMVKQFSLVK; the protein is encoded by the coding sequence GTGAAAATAGGTGTACTTGCTCTCCAGGGAGCAGTAAAAGAACATTTGAAAATGATAGAAGATGCCGGTGCAGAAGCGATTGTCATTAAAACAGCAGATCAATGTGATGAGATTGATGGAATCATCATTCCAGGTGGGGAGAGTACAACAATTGGTCGTTTAATGAAATTATATGGTTTTATTGAGAAGTTAAATGAGTTCTCTAAACAAAGAAAACCTATTTTTGGTACATGTGCCGGTATGATTTTACTTGCTAAAGAAGTTGTGGGAAAAAGCGAGAATCATTTAGGGTTAATGGATATGAAAGTAGCTAGAAATGCTTTTGGGCGTCAAAGAGAAAGTTTTGAAGCTGACTTACCAATTAAAGGTCTTGAATCACCACTTAGAGCGGTATTTATTCGCGCTCCTTTAATTGAAAAAGTAGGTTCAGAGGTTGAAGTGCTTTCAGAATATAACGGAAAAATTGTAGCAGCTAGACAGGGGCACCTATTAGCTGCTTCCTTTCATCCAGAACTTACGGATGATTTTCGTTTGCATAGCTATTTTATTAATATGGTGAAACAATTTTCCTTAGTGAAGTAA
- the pdxS gene encoding pyridoxal 5'-phosphate synthase lyase subunit PdxS, translating to METGTSRVKRGMADMQKGGVIMDVMNAEQAKIAEAAGASAVMALERVPSDIRAAGGVARMADPTVMEEVMKVVSIPVMAKSRIGHFVEAKMLEAMGVDYIDESEVLTPADEVFHIQKGEFTVPFVCGARDLGEALRRIGEGASMIRTKGEPGTGNIVEAVRHMRMMVSQIRKVQNMSKDELMTEAKNLGAPYELILEVHETGKLPVVNFAAGGVATPADAALMMHLGSDGVFVGSGIFKSDNPEKFAKAIVEATTHYTDYELLVKVSKDLGTPMKGIEISKLDKSERMQERGW from the coding sequence ATGGAAACAGGTACATCACGTGTTAAAAGAGGTATGGCAGATATGCAAAAGGGTGGCGTCATTATGGACGTTATGAATGCAGAGCAAGCAAAAATAGCAGAAGCTGCTGGAGCATCAGCAGTTATGGCATTAGAACGAGTACCATCTGATATTCGTGCAGCTGGCGGAGTAGCTAGAATGGCGGATCCAACAGTTATGGAGGAAGTCATGAAGGTTGTTTCTATACCAGTTATGGCGAAATCTCGTATTGGACATTTTGTTGAAGCAAAAATGTTAGAAGCAATGGGAGTAGATTATATTGATGAAAGTGAAGTACTGACTCCTGCCGATGAAGTATTCCATATTCAAAAAGGTGAATTCACTGTACCATTCGTTTGTGGAGCTAGAGATTTAGGGGAAGCGCTAAGACGTATTGGAGAAGGTGCATCCATGATTCGAACAAAGGGTGAACCAGGAACAGGAAATATTGTTGAAGCTGTTCGTCATATGAGAATGATGGTTTCACAAATACGTAAAGTTCAAAATATGTCAAAAGATGAATTAATGACAGAAGCTAAAAATTTAGGTGCTCCTTATGAGTTAATCCTTGAAGTACATGAAACAGGCAAACTTCCTGTTGTTAATTTTGCTGCAGGTGGTGTTGCAACTCCAGCTGATGCTGCTCTAATGATGCATCTTGGCTCAGACGGTGTATTTGTAGGTTCAGGTATATTTAAATCAGATAATCCTGAAAAGTTTGCAAAAGCGATTGTAGAAGCGACTACACATTATACTGATTATGAATTGTTAGTAAAAGTATCTAAAGATCTTGGTACTCCTATGAAGGGAATCGAAATTTCAAAACTTGATAAATCAGAAAGAATGCAAGAACGCGGTTGGTAA
- a CDS encoding D-alanyl-D-alanine carboxypeptidase family protein has protein sequence MKSLVLKKIEIYLCLSLMLNLFVLSMFSGSASYAEENTQPPLNINAASSILIEASTGQVLYQNNASVALPPASMAKMMTEYLVLESIKEGKIQWEDSVSISSNADAIPGSGALLAQGDTYTVEDLFRYMAIYSGNDGAVALAEFIAGSEENFVNMMNQKAKEMGMSDAAYFANATGLPNEELKELAPTTGKTILSAKDLAKLARRIVLDFPETLEVSSTPKAYLRKGDNSTRQFDNWNWMLEGWKSYNNNFSSIAYEGLDGLKTGSTTEAGFCFTGTAERDGIRLISVVMNAESKPARFEETRKLMDYGFNNFEIKTVVAAKSELDDIKTVPVKKGVELEVAIQTESGMELVVEKGESMENIQFETTILPEEDLIAPIQQGEVVGTLKVKYDKLSEPFEGTINLIAAEDVEKASWFRLLLRAIKDFFADIFEGIKGIF, from the coding sequence TTGAAATCGTTAGTACTTAAAAAAATTGAAATTTATTTATGTTTATCCTTAATGTTAAATCTTTTTGTGTTGTCTATGTTTTCAGGATCTGCGTCCTATGCTGAAGAAAATACTCAACCACCACTAAATATTAATGCAGCATCATCTATTTTGATCGAAGCAAGCACTGGACAAGTGTTATACCAGAACAACGCAAGCGTAGCCTTACCTCCTGCAAGCATGGCAAAAATGATGACAGAATACTTAGTATTAGAAAGTATTAAAGAAGGTAAAATTCAGTGGGAAGATTCAGTATCCATTTCTTCTAATGCTGATGCAATACCAGGATCAGGTGCATTATTAGCACAAGGTGATACTTATACAGTTGAAGATTTATTTAGATACATGGCAATTTATTCAGGGAATGATGGTGCAGTAGCATTAGCTGAATTTATTGCGGGATCAGAAGAGAACTTTGTGAATATGATGAATCAGAAGGCAAAAGAAATGGGCATGTCTGACGCAGCATATTTTGCGAATGCAACAGGTCTGCCCAATGAAGAATTAAAAGAATTAGCTCCTACAACAGGCAAAACTATTTTATCTGCTAAGGATTTAGCTAAATTAGCAAGAAGAATTGTGTTAGATTTCCCAGAAACATTAGAAGTGTCAAGCACTCCAAAAGCTTATTTAAGAAAAGGGGATAACAGTACACGCCAATTTGATAATTGGAACTGGATGCTTGAAGGTTGGAAATCTTATAATAATAACTTTAGCAGCATTGCTTATGAAGGTTTAGACGGTTTAAAAACTGGTTCTACAACAGAGGCTGGATTTTGTTTTACAGGGACGGCTGAACGTGATGGTATTCGATTAATTAGTGTTGTAATGAATGCTGAATCAAAGCCAGCCCGTTTTGAAGAAACAAGAAAGCTCATGGATTATGGTTTTAACAATTTTGAAATTAAAACGGTAGTTGCTGCAAAAAGTGAATTGGATGACATTAAAACAGTTCCTGTAAAAAAAGGGGTTGAATTGGAAGTTGCGATCCAAACTGAATCTGGCATGGAATTAGTTGTTGAAAAAGGTGAATCCATGGAGAATATTCAATTTGAAACTACAATACTTCCTGAAGAAGATTTGATTGCTCCTATTCAACAAGGTGAAGTAGTAGGAACATTAAAAGTAAAATATGATAAGTTATCTGAACCTTTTGAAGGTACGATTAATCTAATCGCTGCAGAGGATGTAGAAAAGGCAAGCTGGTTTAGACTTTTACTAAGAGCAATTAAAGACTTTTTTGCAGATATTTTTGAAGGAATAAAAGGTATTTTTTAA
- the guaB gene encoding IMP dehydrogenase, protein MWETKFAKEGLTFDDVLLIPSKSEVFGKEIDIKTKLGPIQLNIPFISSAMDTVTESKLAIAIAREGGIGVIHKNMSIDKQALEVDRVKRSESGVITNPFSLTPDHHVYDAEELMSKYRISGVPIVDESNKLVGILTNRDLRFVHDYSIKISEVMTKEDLVTAPVGTTLQDAEVLLQKHKIEKLPLVDNHNVLKGLITIKDIEKAIQFPYAGKDKQGRLLCAAAVGVSSDVKERTAALVEAGIDLIVVDSAHGQHINILNTVKEIRQKYPELPICAGNVATGQGTKDLIEAGATMVKVGIGPGSICTTRVIAGIGVPQITAVYDCATVAREYNVPIIADGGLKYSGDIVKALAAGASAVMIGSLFAGTEESPGESEIFQGRRFKVYRGMGSLGAMKEGSKDRYFQENESKLVPEGIEGRVAYKGPLADTIYQLIGGLRSGMGYCGTPSIEELKNNAQFIKITGAGLRESHPHDVQITKEAPNYSL, encoded by the coding sequence GTGTGGGAAACAAAGTTTGCAAAAGAAGGCTTAACCTTTGATGATGTATTGCTAATACCATCTAAGTCAGAGGTTTTTGGAAAAGAAATTGATATTAAAACTAAACTTGGACCTATTCAGCTCAATATACCATTTATAAGCTCAGCAATGGATACAGTGACAGAATCTAAGTTAGCTATTGCTATTGCTAGAGAAGGTGGTATAGGGGTTATTCATAAAAATATGTCAATCGATAAACAAGCTTTAGAAGTTGATCGAGTCAAACGTTCTGAAAGTGGAGTCATTACCAATCCTTTCTCTTTAACACCAGATCATCATGTCTATGATGCGGAAGAATTAATGAGCAAGTATAGAATTTCTGGAGTTCCAATTGTAGATGAATCAAATAAACTGGTTGGAATTTTAACGAATCGTGATTTGAGATTTGTTCATGATTATTCTATTAAAATTAGTGAAGTGATGACAAAGGAAGATTTAGTCACAGCACCAGTTGGAACAACACTTCAGGATGCAGAAGTATTGTTGCAGAAACATAAAATTGAAAAGCTACCTCTAGTTGACAATCATAACGTCTTAAAGGGTCTTATAACGATAAAAGACATTGAGAAAGCCATTCAATTCCCTTACGCTGGGAAAGATAAACAAGGCAGATTATTATGTGCTGCTGCTGTTGGTGTTTCAAGTGATGTGAAGGAGAGAACGGCTGCTTTAGTCGAAGCTGGAATTGATCTGATTGTAGTGGATTCCGCTCATGGTCAGCATATTAATATATTAAACACAGTGAAAGAAATTCGTCAGAAGTATCCTGAACTGCCTATTTGTGCAGGTAACGTAGCCACAGGTCAAGGAACTAAGGATTTAATCGAAGCAGGAGCTACTATGGTAAAAGTAGGTATTGGTCCAGGTTCGATCTGTACAACACGTGTAATTGCTGGGATTGGAGTCCCTCAAATTACAGCAGTTTATGATTGTGCTACGGTGGCTAGAGAATACAATGTGCCTATCATTGCAGATGGGGGACTAAAGTATTCAGGCGATATTGTAAAAGCACTTGCAGCAGGTGCTAGTGCTGTGATGATAGGTAGTTTGTTTGCTGGTACAGAAGAAAGTCCAGGAGAATCAGAAATTTTCCAAGGAAGAAGATTTAAAGTCTATCGTGGTATGGGTTCATTAGGTGCTATGAAAGAGGGGAGTAAAGATCGATACTTCCAAGAAAATGAAAGCAAACTAGTTCCAGAAGGTATTGAAGGACGTGTTGCATATAAAGGACCATTAGCAGATACAATATATCAACTTATTGGCGGATTGCGTTCAGGTATGGGATATTGTGGTACACCAAGCATAGAAGAGTTAAAAAACAATGCACAGTTTATTAAAATAACAGGGGCAGGACTAAGAGAAAGCCATCCTCATGATGTACAGATTACGAAAGAAGCTCCAAATTATTCACTTTAA